In Prunus dulcis chromosome 1, ALMONDv2, whole genome shotgun sequence, the following are encoded in one genomic region:
- the LOC117636080 gene encoding ankyrin-3-like, with protein sequence MMTEVESAHETHGSFVSKPTGHPLPPPDHGTPVIALFNSFRQPQNLQPIPAIPPKLGKWDQSAPAQVHTNVFTEVLRKDQQDATKILETPSKDVANNVPNSALTNTNLVPYVILHLAALSGDWDIARNFLQSKPQAVRAKITKGSETALHIAAGAKRTTFVEELVKWMTSNDLELKNDVGNTALHFAAVSGIKRIAEVMVDKNPTLPQIRGIKELTPLHMATLLGHREIVWYLYDKTILMDRDHMGLLVSAITADLYDVALDIIQKNPQIAFAREENGETPLHVMARKPLACYSGSQLGFWQRCKGSLLPHTKAPYGKKLMYMQATQLVKQLWEKILTLNSDSAISDLIRTPSSLLFTAAELGNIDFLIILLRSYPGLIWHVDEQNRSIFHTAVIHRQEKVFNLIYELGGLKELIVSYKDNDNNNMLHLAAKLAPVIRLNDDTGAALKLRRELLWFKEVEKIVQPLYKEMRNSVGKTPQILFTEEHKELLREGEVWMKGTASSCMVVQRSLRL encoded by the exons ATGATGACAGAAGTGGAATCTGCACATGAAACACATGGGTCATTTGTGAGCAAGCCTACAGGTCATCCATTGCCACCACCAGACCACGGGACACCAGTTATAGCACTCTTCAATAGTTTTCGTCAACCTCAAAATTTACAACCCATACCGGCAATACCACCCAAACTTGGTAAATGGGATCAAAGTGCTCCAGCTCAAGTACATACAAATGTATTCACTGAAGTATTAAGAAAAGATCAACAGGATGCTACAAAGATACTAG AAACACCAAGCAAGGATGTAGCCAATAACGTTCCTAATTCAG CGTTGACAAACACCAACCTAGTTCCCTATGTCATCCTACATCTTGCTGCTCTCAGTGGTGACTGGGATATTGCTAGAAACTTCTTGCAATCAAAGCCACAAGCTGTAAGGGCTAAGATCACAAAGGGTTCAGAAACTGCTCTTCATATTGCAGCTGGGGCCAAACGTACAACATTTGTTGAAGAGCTAGTTAAATGGATGACATCAAATGACCTCGAATTGAAGAATGATGTGGGAAACACCGCTCTTCATTTTGCTGCTGTATCCGGTATCAAAAGAATCGCTGAGGTAATGGTGGACAAGAATCCAACACTACCTCAGATCCGAGGTATCAAAGAATTAACACCTCTCCATATGGCCACCTTGCTTGGGCACAGGGAGATTGTTTGGTATCTATACGATAAGACAATTTTGATGGACCGTGACCATATGGGGCTTCTTGTTTCTGCCATAACAGCAGATCTTTATG ATGTAGCACTGGATATAATTCAAAAGAACCCTCAGATTGCTTTTGCTCGagaagaaaatggagagactccacttcatgtAATGGCTCGAAAGCCTTTAGCGTGTTATAGTGGAAGTCAGCTGGGATTCTGGCAACGATGCAAAGGTTCAT TACTCCCCCATACAAAGGCTCCTTACGGAAAAAAGTTAATGTATATGCAAGCCACTCAACTTGTGAAGCAGCTCTGGGAGAAAATTCTGACCTTAAACAGCGACTCTGCGATAAGTGATTTAATTAGAACGCCTTCCAGCTTATTGTTTACTGCTGCAGAGTTGGGCAATATTGACTTTCTGATCATACTTCTGAGATCATACCCTGGTCTTATTTGGCACGTTGATGAACAAAATCGAAGCATATTCCACACTGCTGTGATTCACCGACAGGAGAAAGTTTTCAATCTTATATATGAATTAGGTGGTCTAAAAGAATTAATAGTTTCTTATAAAGATAACGACAATAATAACATGCTTCATTTGGCTGCAAAACTTGCACCTGTGATTCGACTAAATGATGATACCGGGGCGGCTTTGAAATTGAGAAGAGAGTTGCTTTGGTTTAAG GAAGTGGAGAAAATCGTCCAGCCATTGTATAAAGAAATGAGGAACTCCGTTGGGAAAACACCTCAAATTCTATTCACTGAGGAGCACAAGGAATTATTACGAGAAGGAGAAGTGTGGATGAAGGGCACTGCATCATCATGCATGGTTGTTCAACGCTCATTGCGACTGTAA
- the LOC117620055 gene encoding uncharacterized protein LOC117620055 → MFAAFSTVPGGNNNDTGIPIFLQSRAFIVFAISDAVSLISSAASILSFLSVLTSRYAEGDFLHSLPNRLIVGLATLFISITAMMITFVATVFIVLGSEFHGIKVPIALVAGVPVGFYALLQFPLLADMINHAYISRVSFRPCNHLLH, encoded by the coding sequence ATGTTTGCTGCTTTCTCCACTGTCCCTGGTGGCAACAACAATGACACTGGTATTCCCATATTCCTTCAATCAAGGGCCTTCATCGTTTTTGCCATATCCGATGCTGTTTCGCTCATCTCCTCCGCAGCTTCCATCTTGAGCTTTCTGTCCGTTCTCACGTCGCGCTATGCCGAAGGAGATTTCCTCCATTCGTTACCCAACAGATTGATCGTAGGGCTTGCAACTCTATTCATCTCCATAACTGCCATGATGATCACATTCGTTGCCACAGTATTTATTGTTCTTGGCTCCGAATTTCATGGCATAAAAGTCCCAATTGCTTTGGTTGCTGGCGTCCCAGTTGGTTTCTATGCCTTGCTACAATTTCCCCTTCTTGCAGATATGATCAATCATGCTTACATTTCAAGAGTATCTTTTCGTCCTTGCAACCACCTTTTGCACTAG
- the LOC117636106 gene encoding uncharacterized protein LOC117636106 isoform X1 — translation MLLTINSSVSSSLLIKSPSIPITSSSFPNSNPATAVRTPRWNPQALQFRVSSSANQTVEVASPPENVGGADCATESGADIVRKFYGGINVQDLSSVEELIAEKCVYEDLVFPRPFVGRKDILQFFKKFNDSVGKDLQFVIDDISTEDSAAVGVTWHLEWNGKPFPFSKGCSFYRLEVVNGKRQIMLRSEVWLGFFDSSLSWLTGFKVVFSTHFFLSYRDIYIIYSGLV, via the exons ATGCTGCTGACGATAAACTCTTCAGTCTCCTCCTCCCTCCTCATCAAATCTCCTTCCATTCCAATCACCTCTTCCAGCTTCCCCAATTCCAACCCAGCAACTGCCGTCAGAACCCCAAGATGGAACCCGCAGGCTCTTCAATTTCGGGTCTCGTCGTCCGCCAATCAGACAGTCGAGGTTGCATCACCGCCGGAAAATGTCGGTGGAGctgattgcgcgacggaatctGGAGCGGACATCGTGAGGAAATTCTATGGAGGAATCAACGTCCAGGATTTGTCTTCTGTGGAGGAGCTCATCGCAGAGAAATGTGTGTACGAGGACCTGGTTTTTCCTCGTCCTTTCGTTGGCCGCAAG GATATACTTCAGTTCTTTAAAAAGTTTAACGATTCTGTTGGCAAAGACCTTCAATTTGTTATTGATGATATATCCACGGAGGATTCCGCAGCAGTTGGGGTGACATGGCATTTAG AATGGAATGGGAAGCCTTTTCCCTTTAGCAAAGGATGTAGCTTTTATCGGTTGGAAGTCGTCAATGGCAAGAGACAAATAAT GTTGCGATCAGAGGTGTGGCTTGGCTTCTTCGACAGTTCCCTCAGCTGGCTGACCGGTTTTAAAGTAGTTTTTTCCACTCACTTTTTCTTATCTTACAGAGATATATACATAATCTACAGTGGTCTTGTATGA
- the LOC117636106 gene encoding uncharacterized protein LOC117636106 isoform X2 — protein MLLTINSSVSSSLLIKSPSIPITSSSFPNSNPATAVRTPRWNPQALQFRVSSSANQTVEVASPPENVGGADCATESGADIVRKFYGGINVQDLSSVEELIAEKCVYEDLVFPRPFVGRKDILQFFKKFNDSVGKDLQFVIDDISTEDSAAVGVTWHLEWNGKPFPFSKGCSFYRLEVVNGKRQIIYGRDSVEPAIKPGDTVLVAIRGVAWLLRQFPQLADRF, from the exons ATGCTGCTGACGATAAACTCTTCAGTCTCCTCCTCCCTCCTCATCAAATCTCCTTCCATTCCAATCACCTCTTCCAGCTTCCCCAATTCCAACCCAGCAACTGCCGTCAGAACCCCAAGATGGAACCCGCAGGCTCTTCAATTTCGGGTCTCGTCGTCCGCCAATCAGACAGTCGAGGTTGCATCACCGCCGGAAAATGTCGGTGGAGctgattgcgcgacggaatctGGAGCGGACATCGTGAGGAAATTCTATGGAGGAATCAACGTCCAGGATTTGTCTTCTGTGGAGGAGCTCATCGCAGAGAAATGTGTGTACGAGGACCTGGTTTTTCCTCGTCCTTTCGTTGGCCGCAAG GATATACTTCAGTTCTTTAAAAAGTTTAACGATTCTGTTGGCAAAGACCTTCAATTTGTTATTGATGATATATCCACGGAGGATTCCGCAGCAGTTGGGGTGACATGGCATTTAG AATGGAATGGGAAGCCTTTTCCCTTTAGCAAAGGATGTAGCTTTTATCGGTTGGAAGTCGTCAATGGCAAGAGACAAATAAT CTATGGGCGAGATAGTGTCGAGCCTGCTATCAAGCCTGGGGATACTGTGTTG GTTGCGATCAGAGGTGTGGCTTGGCTTCTTCGACAGTTCCCTCAGCTGGCTGACCGGTTTTAA